The Alteromonas macleodii ATCC 27126 genome segment TAGCTTTTTCTATTGGCCTTATATTCTTATTTTGGCTTTATCTTTGAAATTTGGTAAAGCAGTTAATGGAATTCGCCCTAAAGATAAGCCTAACAATTCATTCAAAAAGACAAAAAAAAGTTGGCTTTTGTTCCTGCGTCGTTTATTTTAGCCAACATTTTTGCCTATTAACGAGGCGTTGAGCGTCTGCCGTTTGTTTAAAGCAGACTTCGAATACTAAACATAAGAAACTCCAATCTACGCTCACATCGGCCGTTTACGTTTAAATACTAGAAATTAAAGATAACAAAAAAGGCGAACCACTCGGTTCGCCTTCCAAATCAATCAAGCTTTCACAGCAAAGCTACTAGACCACCCTATTCCTCAGAATAGCTCTCAATGCTAGGGCAAGAACAGATCAGGTTACGGTCGCCGTAAACGTCATCAATACGGTTAACCGTTGGCCAGAACTTGTTTCTGTGTACTTCTGGTGCCGGGTACGCTGCTAGCATGCGGTCGTAGCTGCGGTTCCAATCGCTGTCACAGATATCCGCTAGTGTGTGCGGCGCATTGTGTAGCGGGTTGTCAGTGGCATCCCACTCACCGCTTTCTACTTTCGCAATTTCTTGGCGAATGCTAACCATGGCGTTAATGAAACGGTCTAGTTCGTACTTCGCTTCCGACTCGGTTGGCTCAATCATAAGCGTACCCGCTACTGGAAAGCTCATGGTTGGCGCGTGGAAACCGTAGTCGTTTAAGCGCTTCGCAATGTCTAGCTCGGTTACACCGCTTGCTTCTTTAAGCGGGCGAAGGTCAATAATACACTCGTGCGCTACGCGGCCATTGTTGCCTTTGTAAAGCACTGGGAAGTGCCCTTCTAGCTTCTTAGCCACATAGTTAGCGTTAAGAATAGCTACTTCGGTTGCACGTCGAAGGCCAGCGCTACCCATCATTTTGATGTACATGTAGCTAATAGGCAGAATTGACGCACTGCCCCATGGCGCTGCCGATACCGCACCACAGTCTTTGCCTGCGGTTTCTACGTTAACAACCGTGTGGTTTGGTAGGAATGGCGCAAGGTGCGACTTAACACCAATTGGTCCCATACCTGGGCCACCGCCACCGTGTGGAATACAGAAGGTTTTGTGTAGGTTAAGGTGCGACACGTCTGAACCAATGAAGCCAGGTGACGTAATGCCCACCTGCGCGTTCATGTTCGCGCCGTCCATGTAAACCTGACCGCCGTATTGGTGAACAATGTCACAAATCTCGCGTACGGTTTCTTCATATACACCATGGGTAGAAGGGTATGTGATCATGGCGCACGATAGGTTGTCACCCACTTCTTCCGCTTTCTTGCGAAGGTCGTTAAGGTCTACGTTACCTTTGCTATCACACGCTACTACTACCACTTTAAGGCTAACCATTTGCGCAGACGCAGGGTTAGTACCGTGGGCAGAGCTTGGAATTAGGCACACGTTTCTGTGACCTTCGCCACGGCTTTCGTGGTAACGCTGAATAGCCAATAGGCCCGCGTATTCACCTTGCGCACCTGAGTTAGGCTGCATTGAAAGCGCGTCGTAACCTGTTACGTTAATTAACCACTCGCTTAGCTCGGCAATCATTTCTTGATAGCCCGCAGCTTGGTCTAGTGGTGCAAACGGGTGAAGCTGACCGAATTCAGCCCATGTTACTGGGATCATTTCAGCCGTTGCGTTTAGCTTCATGGTGCACGAACCCAATGAAATCATTGAGTGGTTAAGCGCCAAGTCTTTGTTTTCAAGGCTCTTGATGTAGCGAAGCATCTCTGTTTCAGAGTGATACTTGTTAAACACTTCGTGGGTTAGGAAGTCGCTAGTACGTACTAAACCTTCAGGAATAGATTTTACGTCTTGCGTGGTTACTTCTGCATCCAGACCTTCCACTGTTAAGCCGTGCTCTTCACCAAGCAGTACGTCGAATAGCGCAACAATGTCTTCACGTGTGGTGGTTTCGTCAAGCGACACACCTACCGCACCTTCAAGGTCTGCACGCAGGTTCATGCCTTTTGCGTAGGCTTTCGCTAGTACGTCTTCTTTGTTGCTTACCATTACGGTTAGCGTGTCGAAGTACGTGCTGTGCTTAAGGGCTACACCTTTTTCCGCACCTTTCTGGTTCAAACCAGTAGCAAGAATGTCGGCGAAGCGGTGAATACGCTCA includes the following:
- the gcvP gene encoding aminomethyl-transferring glycine dehydrogenase — encoded protein: MSNTSPTLAQLEQKDTFIRRHIGPGKGEIEEMLSAIGASSLDDLIEQTVPAGIALPEPLKCGEGATEVEALSELKAVAQKNKINRSFIGMGYYDTHVPNVILRNVLENPGWYTAYTPYQPEIAQGRLEAILNFQQVTIDLTGLELASASLLDEGTAAAEAMGLAKRVSKNKKANAFFIANDVHPQTVDVVETRAEMFGFEIIKGAAEEAAEHDVFGALLQYPTSTGEVKDISDIIAAVQAKKGIVAVAADLMSLVMLKSPGELGADVALGSAQRFGVPMGYGGPHAAFFATRDSYKRSLPGRIIGVSKDTRGRPALRMALQTREQHIRREKANSNICTAQVLLANMASFYAVYHGPQGLKTIAERIHRFADILATGLNQKGAEKGVALKHSTYFDTLTVMVSNKEDVLAKAYAKGMNLRADLEGAVGVSLDETTTREDIVALFDVLLGEEHGLTVEGLDAEVTTQDVKSIPEGLVRTSDFLTHEVFNKYHSETEMLRYIKSLENKDLALNHSMISLGSCTMKLNATAEMIPVTWAEFGQLHPFAPLDQAAGYQEMIAELSEWLINVTGYDALSMQPNSGAQGEYAGLLAIQRYHESRGEGHRNVCLIPSSAHGTNPASAQMVSLKVVVVACDSKGNVDLNDLRKKAEEVGDNLSCAMITYPSTHGVYEETVREICDIVHQYGGQVYMDGANMNAQVGITSPGFIGSDVSHLNLHKTFCIPHGGGGPGMGPIGVKSHLAPFLPNHTVVNVETAGKDCGAVSAAPWGSASILPISYMYIKMMGSAGLRRATEVAILNANYVAKKLEGHFPVLYKGNNGRVAHECIIDLRPLKEASGVTELDIAKRLNDYGFHAPTMSFPVAGTLMIEPTESEAKYELDRFINAMVSIRQEIAKVESGEWDATDNPLHNAPHTLADICDSDWNRSYDRMLAAYPAPEVHRNKFWPTVNRIDDVYGDRNLICSCPSIESYSEE